A genome region from Microcella alkaliphila includes the following:
- the rmuC gene encoding DNA recombination protein RmuC, with translation MEFLVPLALGLILGLIVGAVAGILLGRRGATPTGDDPAVVAARHEAALAQLRAEEAAVRAELTAELAGLTATADGLREQVTQAQQAHREFVERAQAEQRAREERERADSKVLQALTPVQETLRTMQAKVTELETQRSQQHGQLTQQLKSATESEERLRATAESLASALRSNSVRGVWGETQLRNVVQAAGLIERVDFDTQASISSDAGAGRPDMVIHLPGGKNIAVDAKVPFTAYLEASQIAITATGDEGARREALMKQHVKAVRSHIDALGSKAYWAGLDASPELVIAFIPSESLVSSAMEADPAIMDYAFSKRVALASPVTLWSVLKTVAFSWQQDVLTEDAKQLFDLSRELYGRLGTLAGHIEKLGRSIEGTVKNYNGFVGSMERQVLPSARKLQRLDESTVLGPLASIEEGPREITAMELVDNLSTPGELETVDDQRGE, from the coding sequence ATGGAGTTTCTCGTACCGCTCGCTCTCGGGCTCATCCTCGGCCTCATCGTCGGTGCCGTCGCCGGCATCCTGCTGGGTCGGCGCGGGGCAACGCCCACCGGTGACGATCCCGCCGTGGTCGCTGCGCGACACGAGGCAGCGCTCGCCCAGCTTCGCGCCGAGGAGGCCGCGGTGCGGGCCGAGCTCACCGCCGAGCTCGCGGGGCTTACAGCCACGGCCGACGGCTTACGTGAGCAGGTGACGCAGGCGCAGCAAGCCCACCGCGAGTTCGTCGAGCGCGCCCAGGCCGAGCAGCGCGCCCGCGAGGAGCGCGAGCGCGCCGACAGCAAGGTGCTGCAGGCGCTTACCCCCGTGCAAGAGACACTGCGCACGATGCAGGCGAAGGTGACCGAGCTCGAAACGCAGCGCAGCCAGCAGCACGGGCAGTTGACGCAGCAGCTGAAGTCGGCCACTGAATCGGAAGAGCGACTGCGCGCCACCGCCGAGTCGCTCGCGAGCGCCCTGCGGTCGAACAGCGTACGCGGCGTGTGGGGCGAGACCCAGCTGCGCAACGTTGTTCAGGCCGCCGGCCTCATCGAGCGGGTCGACTTCGACACGCAGGCGAGCATCAGCTCCGACGCGGGCGCGGGCCGCCCCGACATGGTCATTCACCTTCCCGGCGGCAAGAACATCGCGGTGGACGCAAAGGTGCCCTTCACCGCCTACCTTGAGGCCAGCCAGATCGCGATCACCGCCACGGGTGACGAGGGCGCGCGGCGCGAGGCGCTCATGAAGCAGCACGTCAAGGCTGTGCGTTCGCACATCGACGCACTCGGTTCGAAGGCGTACTGGGCGGGGCTCGACGCCTCCCCCGAGCTCGTCATCGCCTTCATCCCGAGCGAGTCGCTCGTCTCCAGCGCCATGGAGGCCGACCCCGCGATCATGGACTACGCCTTCTCGAAGCGCGTCGCCCTCGCCTCGCCCGTCACTCTCTGGTCGGTACTGAAGACTGTCGCGTTCTCGTGGCAACAAGACGTTCTGACCGAAGATGCCAAGCAACTGTTCGACCTCAGCCGCGAGCTGTACGGCCGCCTCGGCACACTTGCCGGGCACATCGAAAAGCTCGGCCGCTCGATCGAGGGCACGGTCAAGAACTACAACGGCTTCGTCGGGTCGATGGAACGCCAGGTGCTGCCGAGCGCGCGCAAGCTGCAGCGCCTCGACGAGTCGACCGTGCTCGGGCCGCTCGCATCCATCGAAGAGGGGCCGCGCGAAATCACGGCGATGGAGCTTGTCGACAATCTGTCGACCCCGGGCGAGCTCGAGACTGTGGACGACCAGCGAGGCGAGTGA
- a CDS encoding LysR family transcriptional regulator, protein MSTTPGRPELSADDLRVLLAVARLGRLTAAADLLGIDHTTVRRRLDRLEAALGARVLDRGVDGWHLTGLGRDVVERAATLDDVLDQVAAIAEGDHTVRGTVRVAAPDGFGSLIIAPALADVRSEHPGIAVELVTSTRPLSLRGSGFDLAVTIGQAAGARVTAEPLTDYALRLYASPDYLAAHPAVRTVGDLAGLELIFYVDALLTVQELDLAPVLGGMRTGFASTNVFAQLEAVRAGAGIGLLHAFMAENDPRLVPVLPDEVEFRLRFTLSSRPESPAVGAVAIVRDALFRAVESRRAELLPGG, encoded by the coding sequence ATGTCGACCACGCCCGGACGCCCCGAGTTGAGCGCCGACGACTTGCGCGTCTTGCTCGCCGTCGCCCGTCTCGGCCGGCTGACCGCCGCCGCCGATCTTCTCGGCATCGACCACACCACGGTGCGTCGTCGACTCGACCGCCTCGAGGCGGCGCTCGGCGCGCGCGTACTCGACCGCGGTGTCGACGGCTGGCACCTCACGGGGCTCGGCCGCGATGTCGTAGAGCGTGCGGCGACCCTCGACGACGTGCTCGACCAGGTCGCGGCCATTGCCGAGGGCGACCACACGGTGCGCGGCACGGTGCGCGTGGCGGCGCCCGATGGCTTCGGCTCGCTCATCATCGCGCCGGCGCTCGCGGACGTGCGCTCCGAGCATCCCGGAATCGCGGTCGAATTGGTGACCTCCACCCGACCGCTCAGCCTGCGGGGGTCGGGCTTCGACCTCGCCGTGACCATCGGCCAGGCGGCGGGTGCGCGGGTCACGGCCGAACCACTCACCGACTACGCGCTGCGGCTCTACGCGAGCCCTGACTACCTCGCGGCGCACCCGGCCGTTCGTACCGTGGGCGACCTCGCCGGGCTCGAGCTGATCTTCTACGTTGATGCGCTGCTGACCGTGCAGGAGCTCGACCTGGCGCCGGTGCTCGGCGGTATGCGCACGGGATTCGCCTCCACCAACGTCTTCGCGCAGCTGGAGGCGGTGCGGGCGGGCGCGGGCATCGGACTGTTGCACGCCTTCATGGCCGAGAACGATCCGCGTCTCGTGCCCGTGCTGCCCGACGAGGTCGAGTTCCGGCTGCGCTTCACCCTGTCGTCGCGGCCAGAAAGCCCAGCGGTCGGGGCCGTCGCGATCGTGCGGGATGCGCTGTTTCGGGCGGTCGAGAGCCGCCGCGCCGAGCTGCTGCCGGGCGGCTGA
- a CDS encoding CoA-acylating methylmalonate-semialdehyde dehydrogenase, translated as MSIVQHYVNGAAFAGTSSRTAPVYNPAQGAVAREVALATKADLDLAVAAAKDALPGWAGTSLAKRQQIMFAFREAMNARKNELAAIITAEHGKVTSDALGEIARGMEVIELATSLPQLMKGEYSESVSTGVDVYSIKQPVGVVGVISPFNFPAMVPLWFFPLAIAAGNTVVLKPSEKDPSAAIWMAELFSEVGLPAGVFNVVNGDKESVDALLDNPDVAAISFVGSTPIAKYIYERGTANGKRVQALGGAKNHMLVLPDADLDLVADSAVNAGFGSAGERCMAISVVVAVEPVADELIAKVRERMATLKVGDGTRNCDMGPLITKEHRDKVAGYLDVAEEDGATIVVDGRGIEVDGAADGFWLGPTLIDNVPTTSRVYTEEIFGPVLSVVRVSSYDEGLALINSSRFGNGTAIFTNDGGAARRFQNEVTVGMVGINVPIPVPVGYYSFGGWKDSLFGNAKAYGTQAIGFFTREKAVTSRWLDPSHGGINLGFPQN; from the coding sequence ATGTCGATCGTCCAGCACTACGTGAACGGGGCCGCGTTCGCCGGCACCTCGAGCCGCACCGCCCCCGTCTACAACCCGGCCCAGGGCGCCGTCGCCCGCGAGGTCGCGCTCGCGACGAAGGCCGACCTCGACCTGGCCGTCGCCGCCGCGAAGGACGCCCTGCCCGGCTGGGCGGGCACGAGCCTCGCTAAGCGCCAGCAGATCATGTTCGCCTTCCGCGAGGCGATGAACGCCCGCAAGAACGAACTCGCGGCGATCATCACCGCCGAGCACGGCAAGGTCACCTCCGACGCGCTCGGCGAGATCGCCCGCGGCATGGAGGTCATCGAGCTCGCCACCTCGCTGCCGCAACTAATGAAGGGCGAGTACAGCGAGTCGGTGTCGACCGGCGTCGACGTGTACTCGATCAAGCAGCCGGTGGGTGTGGTGGGCGTCATCAGCCCCTTTAACTTCCCGGCGATGGTGCCGCTGTGGTTTTTTCCGCTGGCGATAGCCGCCGGCAACACGGTTGTGCTGAAGCCGAGCGAGAAGGATCCCTCGGCCGCGATCTGGATGGCCGAGCTGTTCAGCGAGGTGGGCCTGCCCGCCGGCGTCTTCAATGTCGTCAACGGCGACAAGGAGAGCGTCGACGCGCTGCTCGACAACCCCGATGTCGCCGCCATCAGCTTCGTCGGCTCGACGCCGATTGCGAAGTACATCTACGAGCGCGGCACCGCGAACGGCAAGCGCGTTCAGGCGCTCGGCGGGGCGAAAAACCACATGCTGGTGTTGCCCGACGCCGACCTCGACCTCGTCGCCGACTCGGCCGTCAACGCGGGCTTCGGCTCGGCCGGCGAGCGCTGCATGGCGATCTCGGTCGTCGTCGCCGTCGAGCCGGTCGCCGACGAGCTGATCGCCAAGGTGCGCGAGCGCATGGCGACCCTGAAGGTCGGCGACGGCACCCGCAACTGCGACATGGGCCCGCTCATCACGAAGGAACACCGCGACAAGGTGGCCGGCTACCTCGATGTTGCCGAAGAGGACGGCGCGACGATCGTTGTCGACGGTCGCGGCATCGAGGTCGACGGCGCGGCCGACGGCTTCTGGCTCGGCCCCACCCTCATCGACAACGTGCCCACCACCTCGCGCGTCTACACGGAGGAGATCTTCGGCCCCGTGCTGTCGGTCGTGCGCGTTTCGTCGTACGACGAGGGCCTCGCGCTCATCAACTCGTCCCGCTTCGGCAACGGCACGGCGATCTTCACCAACGACGGGGGAGCGGCCCGCCGCTTCCAGAACGAGGTCACCGTCGGCATGGTCGGCATCAACGTGCCGATCCCGGTGCCGGTCGGCTACTACTCGTTCGGTGGCTGGAAGGACTCGCTGTTCGGCAACGCGAAGGCCTACGGCACGCAGGCGATCGGCTTCTTCACCCGTGAGAAAGCCGTGACTTCGCGCTGGCTCGACCCGTCGCACGGTGGCATCAACCTGGGCTTCCCGCAGAACTAG
- a CDS encoding OsmC family protein, whose product MTLLTDAPSTPSTIPAVSIAERAERLNAAGAAWSERIAADPSTAKLTFRASGIAEGSVATTIRAGKHRFVVDEPEALAGDDVAASPVEYALGALISCQVVVYRLYARALGIRLLDIAIEAEGDLDARNLLGIDDTVRPGFTAVRLTITLTGPESAERYEYLREVVDAHCPVLDLFQNPTPVTATVRKG is encoded by the coding sequence ATGACACTTCTCACCGACGCCCCCAGCACCCCGTCCACCATCCCCGCCGTCTCCATCGCTGAGCGGGCCGAACGCCTCAACGCGGCCGGCGCCGCCTGGTCGGAGCGCATCGCTGCCGACCCGTCCACCGCGAAGCTGACCTTCCGTGCATCCGGAATCGCGGAGGGGTCGGTCGCGACCACGATCCGCGCCGGAAAGCACCGATTCGTCGTGGACGAGCCGGAGGCGCTCGCCGGCGACGACGTCGCCGCGAGCCCCGTCGAGTACGCGCTCGGCGCCCTCATCTCGTGCCAGGTCGTCGTGTACCGCCTGTACGCGCGCGCCCTCGGAATCCGCCTGCTCGACATCGCGATCGAGGCGGAGGGCGACTTGGATGCGCGCAATCTGCTCGGCATCGACGACACGGTTCGCCCCGGCTTCACCGCCGTACGCCTGACCATCACGCTGACCGGCCCCGAGTCGGCGGAACGCTACGAGTACCTGCGCGAGGTCGTCGACGCGCACTGCCCGGTGCTCGACCTCTTTCAGAACCCGACGCCGGTGACCGCGACCGTGCGCAAGGGGTAG
- a CDS encoding 3'-5' exonuclease has translation MPLDFTAIDFETANGHAASACSVGLVKVRDGRVVDKESWLIRPPFGYDLMNEWNTRIHGITAADIVDAPLWGEQFDRLWQFVDGDLLAAHNAGFDMGVLQAACLASGLAVPDARYLCSLRVARKTYHLDSYRLPVAAMAAGFDDFAHHDALADAEACAAIVVHAAKRHGVESVDELASVCGTRIGAIGPRADEDAADRRPAALA, from the coding sequence GTGCCCCTCGACTTCACCGCCATCGACTTTGAGACCGCCAACGGCCACGCGGCGAGCGCCTGCTCGGTCGGGCTCGTGAAGGTGCGCGATGGTCGCGTCGTCGACAAAGAGTCGTGGCTGATCCGCCCGCCGTTCGGCTACGACCTGATGAACGAGTGGAACACGCGGATCCACGGCATCACGGCCGCCGACATCGTCGACGCACCCCTGTGGGGCGAGCAGTTCGACCGCTTGTGGCAGTTCGTCGACGGAGACCTACTCGCCGCCCACAACGCCGGCTTCGACATGGGCGTGCTGCAGGCCGCGTGCCTCGCGAGCGGGCTCGCCGTGCCCGACGCCCGCTACCTCTGCAGCCTGCGGGTGGCGCGCAAGACCTACCACCTCGACTCGTACCGCCTGCCGGTCGCGGCCATGGCGGCGGGCTTCGACGACTTCGCCCACCACGACGCGCTCGCCGACGCCGAGGCCTGTGCCGCGATCGTCGTGCACGCGGCGAAGCGCCACGGCGTCGAGAGCGTCGACGAGCTGGCGAGCGTCTGCGGCACCCGCATCGGGGCGATCGGCCCGCGCGCCGACGAGGACGCCGCCGACCGCCGCCCCGCTGCCCTGGCCTAG
- a CDS encoding DMT family transporter, producing MNGLRRFSPPVLAQLFWASNFVVAALVVDEFSPIELTWLRWVGAAPILVLVAWWLEKPSWRAAVREWPLHTLQAILGMVGYTLFLYAALATTSPVTASVISAINPAIIALAAVVLLGERILKLGVFGIIISTVGVLIVVFSGSTEGGLVFSPGDLLMLGAISVWTAYVIISRRVTTPPITATAVQAALSIVVMLPLLAIFGAPGLTSGVSAEAWFGLAWIIVFPSALAYLFWNIAVTNLGPSKTGVFLNLLPVFTAVIALAFGDVITIGQAVGGAIVLTGVFLTTRPGATRGADAAHPPTGPVATAAPAPPADPAEVSAEVSAASSGAPDAPAAPEPPRS from the coding sequence GTGAATGGTCTTCGTCGCTTCAGCCCCCCGGTGCTGGCTCAGTTGTTCTGGGCGTCGAACTTCGTGGTCGCGGCCCTCGTCGTCGACGAGTTCTCGCCCATCGAGCTGACCTGGCTGCGCTGGGTCGGTGCCGCGCCGATTCTCGTGCTCGTCGCCTGGTGGCTCGAGAAGCCCAGCTGGCGGGCGGCGGTGCGCGAGTGGCCGCTGCACACGCTGCAGGCGATCCTCGGCATGGTCGGTTACACCCTGTTTCTCTACGCGGCGCTCGCGACGACGAGCCCTGTCACGGCGTCGGTGATCAGCGCCATCAATCCCGCGATCATCGCGTTGGCGGCGGTTGTCCTTCTCGGCGAGCGCATCCTGAAGCTCGGCGTCTTCGGCATCATCATCTCGACCGTCGGCGTGCTCATCGTCGTGTTCAGCGGCTCGACCGAGGGCGGGCTCGTCTTCTCTCCCGGCGACCTGCTCATGCTCGGCGCGATCAGCGTCTGGACGGCCTACGTCATCATCAGCCGTCGCGTCACGACCCCGCCGATCACCGCCACCGCGGTGCAGGCGGCGCTCAGCATCGTCGTCATGCTGCCGCTGCTCGCCATCTTCGGGGCGCCGGGCCTCACCTCGGGCGTCAGTGCCGAGGCGTGGTTCGGCCTGGCGTGGATCATCGTCTTCCCGTCGGCGCTGGCGTACCTCTTCTGGAACATCGCGGTCACGAACCTCGGCCCCTCCAAGACCGGCGTCTTCTTAAACCTGCTGCCCGTCTTCACCGCCGTGATCGCCCTTGCCTTCGGCGACGTCATCACGATCGGCCAGGCGGTCGGCGGCGCGATCGTGCTCACGGGCGTGTTCTTGACCACGCGCCCGGGCGCGACGAGAGGGGCGGATGCTGCGCACCCGCCCACAGGACCGGTCGCCACCGCGGCGCCCGCCCCGCCCGCCGACCCCGCCGAGGTGTCGGCGGAGGTGTCGGCCGCGTCGAGCGGCGCGCCCGACGCGCCCGCGGCGCCGGAGCCGCCGCGCTCGTAG
- a CDS encoding LLM class flavin-dependent oxidoreductase has product MTRIGFLSFGNWSNVQGSLTRTGGDAILQGIDLAVAAEEVGVDGAFYRVHHFAKNYSSPYPMLAAAAARTSRIELGTGVIDMRYENPLAMAENAAATDLISGGRLQLGISRGSPETSIAGYEVFGHVPGAAEGVRADETDADMARRHTAAFREAITGVGLAPGNPQMVGTAGLLPVTPQSPGLAQRIWWGAGTRATAVWAAEQGMNLMSSTLLTEDTGVPFDELQAEQIRLFRDAWADAAHAHEPRVSVSRSVIPLIDDETEYYFGLHAQAEQRDQVGILDGARSRFGRQYIGTPDRLAEELSRDQAVQAADTLLITVPNQLGVEFNARILEAIMRDVAPALRAPVESLA; this is encoded by the coding sequence ATGACGCGCATCGGTTTTCTGTCGTTCGGCAACTGGAGCAACGTACAGGGGTCGCTGACCCGCACGGGCGGCGACGCGATCCTGCAGGGCATCGACTTGGCCGTCGCGGCCGAGGAGGTCGGTGTCGACGGCGCGTTCTATCGCGTGCACCACTTCGCGAAGAACTACTCGTCGCCGTACCCGATGCTCGCGGCTGCGGCGGCCCGAACGTCGCGGATCGAGCTCGGCACGGGCGTCATCGACATGCGCTACGAGAACCCACTCGCGATGGCCGAGAACGCGGCGGCGACCGACCTGATCAGCGGCGGGCGACTCCAGCTCGGCATCAGCCGGGGGTCACCCGAGACGTCGATTGCGGGCTATGAGGTGTTCGGGCACGTGCCGGGTGCGGCCGAGGGTGTGCGTGCCGACGAGACGGACGCCGATATGGCTCGCCGGCACACGGCGGCGTTCCGCGAAGCGATCACGGGGGTGGGGCTAGCTCCCGGCAACCCGCAGATGGTCGGCACGGCGGGCCTGCTGCCGGTGACCCCGCAGTCGCCGGGCCTCGCGCAGCGCATCTGGTGGGGCGCCGGGACGAGAGCGACCGCCGTGTGGGCGGCCGAGCAGGGCATGAACCTGATGAGTTCGACGCTGCTCACCGAAGACACGGGCGTTCCGTTCGACGAGCTGCAGGCTGAGCAGATCCGGCTGTTCCGCGACGCGTGGGCCGACGCCGCTCACGCGCACGAGCCGCGCGTGTCGGTGAGCCGCAGCGTGATCCCGCTGATCGACGACGAGACCGAGTACTACTTCGGGTTGCATGCCCAGGCGGAACAGCGCGACCAGGTCGGCATTCTCGACGGCGCCCGCTCGCGCTTCGGGCGCCAATACATCGGCACCCCCGACCGCCTCGCCGAGGAGCTGTCGCGCGACCAAGCGGTGCAGGCGGCTGACACGCTGCTGATCACGGTGCCGAACCAGCTCGGCGTCGAGTTCAACGCGCGCATCCTCGAGGCGATCATGCGCGACGTGGCGCCGGCGCTGCGCGCGCCGGTCGAGTCGCTGGCGTGA
- a CDS encoding AAA family ATPase — MARILITGMSGAGKSTLLAELARRGVTTVDTDHGGYTIDDRLWHVEKMDALLASHDELVVSGTVENQGAFYDRFAAVVLLSAPLGTLLERVRARECNGYGKTAEQQDDIRRYTAEVEPLLRRNATHELDGRRSVPELADEVERLMCAAGEAA; from the coding sequence ATGGCGCGCATCCTCATCACCGGAATGTCGGGAGCAGGCAAATCGACTCTGCTCGCCGAGTTGGCGCGCCGCGGCGTAACCACCGTCGACACCGATCACGGCGGGTACACGATCGACGATCGGCTGTGGCACGTCGAGAAGATGGATGCTCTGCTCGCCTCCCACGATGAGCTGGTCGTCTCCGGCACGGTCGAGAACCAGGGCGCCTTCTATGACCGCTTCGCGGCGGTGGTGCTGCTGAGCGCTCCGCTGGGGACTCTGCTCGAGCGGGTGCGCGCCCGCGAGTGCAACGGCTACGGAAAGACGGCCGAGCAGCAGGATGACATTCGGCGTTACACCGCCGAGGTGGAGCCGCTGCTGCGCCGCAACGCAACGCACGAGCTCGACGGACGACGCTCGGTCCCTGAGCTCGCCGACGAGGTCGAGAGGTTGATGTGCGCGGCGGGGGAAGCCGCATGA
- a CDS encoding metallophosphoesterase family protein: MKLLLISDTHLPVRANELQPQVWQLVDEADLVIHAGDWVDEATVDALAGRASRLVGVAGNNDGPAIWKRLGEVAHVEVEGVRIAVIHETGAAAGREKRCDERFGSGSSDPADLLVFGHSHIPWDSTTPGGLRLLNPGSPTDRRRQPVGTVMSVEIADARIRSVTLVPTPR; the protein is encoded by the coding sequence ATGAAGCTGCTGCTGATCAGCGACACCCACCTGCCCGTGCGCGCCAACGAGCTACAGCCGCAGGTGTGGCAGCTCGTCGATGAGGCTGACCTCGTGATTCACGCGGGGGACTGGGTCGATGAGGCGACGGTCGACGCGCTCGCGGGGCGCGCATCCCGCCTGGTGGGGGTGGCTGGCAACAACGACGGGCCTGCAATCTGGAAGCGACTGGGTGAGGTCGCCCACGTCGAGGTTGAGGGGGTGCGCATTGCCGTCATCCACGAGACGGGCGCCGCCGCCGGGCGCGAGAAGCGCTGCGACGAGCGCTTCGGGTCAGGCTCGTCCGACCCCGCCGATCTGCTGGTGTTCGGCCACTCGCACATCCCCTGGGATTCGACCACGCCCGGCGGCCTACGCCTGCTGAACCCCGGCTCGCCGACGGATCGCCGCCGCCAGCCCGTCGGCACCGTCATGAGCGTTGAGATCGCGGATGCGCGCATCCGGTCGGTCACGCTGGTCCCGACCCCGCGCTGA
- a CDS encoding gamma-glutamyltransferase family protein: MHAFTPPSPDRTRPELRGSFGMAASTHYLATAAANSVLERGGNAADAAVAAAFVLHVVEPHLNGPGGDLTALIAPAGEAPYVLAGQGAAPAAATIEHYRGLGLDEVPGAGPLAAAVPGSVVAWLHLLATRGTWELRDVLAFARDLARDGYPVHENVTRVIERVTSLFSEHWPTSAAQWLVDGAAPAPQSRVTNAAYAALVNGMIAAGEQSGSREERIRAAIDHWSRVVGEAVEEFVATPARHADGGDHAGVMTAADVAAFAPAEEVPARLAFRGFDVVKAGAWTQGPALLMTLAILDAVASLDGDDRRLDPGTAEGIHTITEALKLALADRDAWFADPAGLEARGMSVPLDELLSVDYARERAALIGETAATEVRPGRPGGREPWMPPVRAVGDASDGSAGALAASGEPTIDRRTGAQRGDTCHLDVVDRSGFMISATPSGGWLQSSPTIPALGFCLGTRLQMTWLDEASPSALTPGVRPRSTLSPTLLARDGRVVEALGTPGGDQQDQWQLLYLLRRIVGGFEPQQAIDAPMFHTDAMVASFAPRTVQPRSLTIESRAGEEVIAELRARGHDVNVVGPWTLGRLSAVGVDPERGWLYAAANSRGAQGYAAGR, translated from the coding sequence ATGCATGCGTTCACGCCGCCCTCCCCCGACCGCACCCGCCCCGAACTGCGCGGCAGTTTCGGCATGGCCGCCAGCACGCACTACCTGGCGACGGCCGCCGCGAACTCGGTGCTCGAGCGCGGAGGCAACGCGGCCGACGCCGCCGTCGCGGCCGCGTTCGTGTTGCACGTTGTCGAGCCGCACCTGAACGGGCCGGGCGGCGACCTCACGGCGCTGATCGCGCCCGCCGGCGAAGCGCCCTACGTGCTTGCCGGCCAGGGTGCCGCGCCGGCCGCCGCGACCATCGAGCACTATCGGGGCCTGGGTCTCGACGAGGTGCCGGGCGCGGGGCCGCTCGCCGCCGCCGTGCCCGGCTCGGTCGTCGCCTGGCTGCACCTGCTCGCCACCCGCGGCACCTGGGAGCTGCGCGACGTGCTCGCCTTCGCCCGCGACCTCGCCCGGGACGGCTACCCCGTGCACGAGAACGTGACCCGCGTCATCGAGCGCGTCACCTCGCTGTTCAGCGAGCACTGGCCGACGTCGGCCGCGCAGTGGCTCGTCGACGGGGCGGCGCCCGCGCCGCAATCGCGCGTGACGAACGCCGCCTACGCGGCGCTGGTGAACGGGATGATCGCAGCGGGTGAGCAGTCCGGGTCGCGTGAGGAGCGCATCCGGGCCGCGATTGACCACTGGAGCCGCGTCGTCGGCGAGGCGGTCGAGGAGTTCGTGGCGACGCCGGCGCGGCACGCGGACGGTGGCGACCACGCCGGTGTCATGACGGCGGCCGACGTCGCCGCGTTTGCGCCGGCGGAGGAGGTGCCCGCGCGGCTGGCGTTCCGCGGGTTCGACGTCGTGAAGGCCGGCGCGTGGACGCAGGGGCCCGCGCTACTCATGACGCTCGCAATTCTGGATGCGGTGGCTTCGCTTGATGGAGACGACCGGCGGCTGGACCCGGGGACGGCCGAGGGCATCCACACGATCACCGAGGCGCTGAAGCTCGCGCTCGCCGACCGCGACGCGTGGTTCGCCGACCCGGCGGGGCTCGAGGCGCGCGGCATGTCGGTACCGCTGGATGAGCTGTTGAGCGTCGACTACGCACGCGAGCGGGCCGCGCTGATCGGCGAGACGGCGGCGACCGAGGTGCGGCCGGGGCGGCCTGGCGGGCGTGAGCCGTGGATGCCGCCGGTGCGTGCTGTCGGCGACGCGTCGGATGGCTCGGCGGGCGCGCTGGCAGCGTCGGGCGAGCCGACGATCGACCGCCGTACGGGCGCGCAGCGCGGTGACACCTGCCACCTCGACGTGGTCGACCGCTCGGGGTTCATGATCTCGGCGACGCCGTCGGGCGGCTGGTTGCAGTCGTCGCCGACGATTCCGGCGCTGGGGTTCTGCCTGGGCACGCGCCTGCAGATGACGTGGCTCGACGAGGCGTCGCCGTCGGCGCTGACGCCGGGGGTGCGGCCGCGGTCGACGCTGTCGCCGACCCTGCTCGCGCGGGACGGCCGCGTGGTGGAGGCGCTCGGCACGCCGGGCGGCGACCAGCAGGACCAGTGGCAGCTGCTCTACCTGCTGCGCCGCATCGTCGGCGGCTTCGAGCCGCAGCAGGCGATCGACGCTCCCATGTTCCACACGGATGCGATGGTCGCCTCGTTCGCGCCGCGCACCGTGCAGCCGCGGTCGCTGACGATCGAGTCGCGGGCGGGCGAGGAGGTCATCGCCGAGCTGCGGGCGCGCGGCCACGACGTGAACGTGGTCGGGCCGTGGACGCTCGGGCGACTGAGCGCCGTGGGCGTTGACCCGGAACGCGGGTGGTTGTACGCGGCCGCAAACTCGCGCGGGGCGCAGGGGTACGCGGCCGGGCGGTAG